CTCTGGAATGTAGACCGCAATCTTCGGCGCCTTTTCCAGAAATATCGTTTCCATATTATTCTCTTCAATCGTCTCGTAGATCTGGAGTATCCTGTCGGGCGTCACATTCTCCCAGAGCACACCATTCAGGGCACAATCCTTTTCAATACTCATTGTGCGGTCCATTAAAAAAGAACCGCCCCGATAATTCAGAAGCCACTCGATATTCATTCCCTGTTCCAGGGCGTGATATGCGACGCCGTACGCCTTCAAGTGGTCGGTCTGGGTCAAATCCATAGGGATGAGTATCTTGTCACCGAACAACGGGATTGAAAGGAAAAGAAGAAACAGACTTTTTTTACAGCAAGAAAACGTCATTCTTCATTTTCCTTGATTACATTCAAAATCTCTTTGGGACTGCCGGCGTTCTTGAGCTGCTCACGCACATGTTCTTTGCGCAAGAGCCTTGAAAGTTTCGCCAGCGTCATAATATACTCTGACTTCTTGTTCTCCGGGGAGGCGATGAGAAATATGATGTGTGACGGCTTGCCGTCGATCGACGAAAAGTCAACCCCCTCGGGTGAACGCGCGAATGCAAGGAGCAGGTCGTCCACTGC
The sequence above is drawn from the candidate division WOR-3 bacterium genome and encodes:
- a CDS encoding PTS sugar transporter subunit IIA; this encodes MVLRISKLLNPQAIIMDIKAKEKIAAIKELVDYMVEKKFVKDGEEFQKALAKRENLESTGIGDGIAIPHARTDAVDDLLLAFARSPEGVDFSSIDGKPSHIIFLIASPENKKSEYIMTLAKLSRLLRKEHVREQLKNAGSPKEILNVIKENEE